In one window of Leptospira sp. GIMC2001 DNA:
- a CDS encoding SGNH/GDSL hydrolase family protein: MRNKKFTNTVILLSLFLFSAQCKTLFSSFKYETNYFSSDFECNPNPGLSNESIFKDYLGSIWLPIRFIYQADNEKIKKAKTVIVGNSLVQLFTPDLMEKEFPSKGIVNRGIGGDMTETLLLRIEDDVLVLQPQNIIIEIGGNDMIFGKCHSFSQKNVHSIIAKIRSKLPGTKIIFLAVPPTDIPNLNAIVPIFNIFLASLPKQYSNLHYLETWTEMKDTDLPTIRRDLLREGLKDKLHFNEKGYSIWGKLLRPLL; the protein is encoded by the coding sequence ATGAGAAATAAGAAATTTACTAATACTGTAATTTTATTATCTTTATTTCTCTTCTCTGCCCAATGCAAAACTCTCTTCTCTTCTTTCAAATATGAAACCAATTACTTTAGTTCCGATTTCGAATGCAACCCAAACCCTGGGTTGAGTAACGAAAGTATTTTCAAAGACTACCTTGGTTCTATTTGGCTTCCGATTCGTTTTATTTATCAGGCCGATAATGAAAAAATTAAGAAAGCCAAAACTGTAATTGTCGGCAATAGTCTTGTTCAACTTTTTACACCAGACTTGATGGAAAAGGAATTTCCATCCAAGGGAATTGTAAATCGAGGAATTGGCGGTGACATGACTGAGACTCTTTTACTGCGAATAGAAGATGATGTTCTTGTTCTGCAACCTCAAAACATCATTATAGAAATCGGTGGCAATGATATGATTTTTGGAAAGTGTCATTCTTTTTCGCAAAAAAATGTTCACTCTATTATTGCCAAAATCCGCTCTAAATTGCCTGGAACCAAAATTATTTTCTTGGCAGTTCCTCCGACTGATATTCCAAATTTGAATGCTATTGTTCCGATTTTTAATATATTTCTTGCATCACTTCCAAAACAATATTCCAATCTCCACTATCTTGAAACTTGGACAGAAATGAAGGATACAGATCTGCCAACCATTCGCAGAGATTTACTTCGGGAAGGACTTAAAGACAAATTGCACTTTAACGAAAAAGGTTATTCAATCTGGGGCAAGTTGCTAAGACCTCTATTATAA
- the serB gene encoding phosphoserine phosphatase SerB produces MPAIIAISQNFDKRDQCIESLTKRFPGNLSVAETRVGEACGLYWILPENYNAVERSEIRERLIQLRQSFQQFKIDFIYLNQFLDSKSPNLFVFDMDSTLIREEVIDELARRNGLYEEVASVTKIAMEGNMSFDESLRMRVAYLKDLPKSVFDDVYDHLNPNDGVPEFLDQIKTYKHSYVAVLSGGFVPILEKFANKYNLDYYEANVLDESNGRLTGTVNGRIVNRERKRDAFLELLEKYQVEKKNSVAVGDGANDALMLAEAEFGIGFHAKPKLKDELINWVDYNSMESLLLLFGPSL; encoded by the coding sequence ATGCCTGCAATCATTGCTATTTCCCAGAATTTTGATAAACGAGATCAATGTATTGAATCCTTGACCAAGCGATTCCCTGGCAATCTCTCCGTTGCAGAAACTAGAGTGGGTGAAGCTTGTGGATTGTATTGGATTCTACCTGAAAATTACAATGCTGTGGAAAGATCTGAGATCCGCGAAAGATTGATCCAATTAAGACAAAGTTTTCAACAATTTAAAATCGATTTTATCTATCTAAATCAATTTTTGGATTCCAAAAGTCCAAATCTTTTTGTTTTTGATATGGATTCAACTTTGATACGAGAAGAAGTGATTGATGAGCTCGCTCGTCGCAATGGTTTGTATGAGGAAGTTGCAAGTGTCACCAAAATTGCTATGGAAGGTAATATGAGCTTTGATGAATCTCTTCGAATGCGAGTCGCATATTTAAAAGATCTTCCTAAGTCAGTCTTTGACGATGTCTATGATCATTTGAATCCTAATGACGGAGTTCCGGAATTTCTTGATCAGATAAAAACATATAAACATAGTTATGTGGCAGTTCTCAGTGGAGGATTTGTTCCTATACTTGAAAAATTTGCTAATAAATACAATCTAGATTATTATGAAGCCAATGTCTTGGATGAATCAAATGGACGTTTAACAGGAACTGTAAACGGACGAATTGTCAATCGAGAAAGAAAACGCGATGCTTTTTTAGAATTGCTTGAGAAGTATCAAGTCGAAAAAAAGAACTCTGTTGCGGTCGGTGATGGTGCAAACGATGCACTGATGTTAGCTGAAGCTGAATTCGGAATCGGATTCCATGCTAAACCCAAATTAAAAGATGAGCTAATCAATTGGGTCGATTACAATTCTATGGAATCTTTATTATTGCTCTTTGGACCATCTTTGTAA
- the mutS gene encoding DNA mismatch repair protein MutS, whose amino-acid sequence MQKNNLKDALDTPVMRQFLEIKAKYPDAILFFRMGDFYEMFMNDAKEAAKILDIALTKRQNEIPMAGIPYHSTESYISRLISAGKKIVICEQTKSDDPKAKIMNREVVRVISPGTVIEENLLGGFNNNFLGIAVITELKIFLGFADVSTSDLLYFSFEPGDMDGLRASLYKFNPKEIVIPLEQKEKWDHLFPEGSLNFHPLITTITNEEIQEHNESKNELNLENKNKQNFEKNYSKFENSNLLNESQLVQDSNPSKFKEYEVLEHILDCYLSFNYRENSFSFKKAEIMSENEYLVLDEESVRNLELVDNDKSKDHTLFAVLNFCRTSVGKRSLKRNILFPTRNMEIIQNRWKAIDAFSSKKNQTKIREELDNTSDLERIMSRFRGNKAYPRDFAGILNTLKTSAKILSILQEMNIDFSYAQLSNSIAGLTGLQEDIDKRIFKGELPVFLGNSAFIQEGFNSDLDRSRKAKNQGKDWILDLEEKQKKETGLGTLKIRFNKILGYYIEISRNQAKSLPESYSKKQTLVGSERFTCPELEEIERTILQADQVIDEIEKQEFDFLVGECLEKEELIRDLSRELGQLDFFLSLTVAKDQYGWKKPEATNNRELLLNECRHPVVEKYLPIGESFVPNSIHLDNRDESIAILTGPNMAGKSTFMRQVALNQILFQIGSYLPIKSAKLPIVDRIFTRIGSGDNLTGGESTFFIEMKETAHILNQMTEESLILFDEVGRGTSTYDGLSLAWAILEYLAERDVRTKTIFATHYHELTELERGNGIFNLYMDTYEKEGEVLFLKKVKRGKVKKSFGIYVAKIAGVPIKITKRAEEILEGLESKKKEIRIRTEEPSLFPGFQGGPDRASLAMDRIRKKLQTMQVDKTTPIEALGILDELQRWSKEQ is encoded by the coding sequence ATGCAAAAAAATAATTTAAAAGACGCTCTAGATACACCTGTTATGCGACAGTTTCTAGAGATTAAAGCTAAATATCCAGATGCGATTCTATTCTTTCGCATGGGGGATTTTTATGAAATGTTTATGAACGATGCAAAAGAAGCTGCAAAAATCTTAGACATCGCATTAACAAAAAGACAGAACGAAATTCCAATGGCAGGCATTCCCTACCATTCTACTGAATCCTATATTTCCAGACTTATTAGTGCCGGCAAAAAAATAGTAATCTGCGAACAAACCAAGTCTGATGATCCAAAAGCAAAAATTATGAATCGTGAAGTGGTTCGTGTGATTTCTCCAGGAACTGTGATTGAAGAAAATTTATTAGGCGGATTCAACAATAATTTTCTTGGAATTGCAGTAATTACAGAACTTAAAATTTTCCTTGGTTTTGCTGATGTTTCAACTTCTGATCTATTGTATTTTTCCTTTGAACCAGGGGATATGGATGGGCTTCGAGCAAGTTTATATAAATTCAATCCCAAGGAAATCGTAATTCCTTTGGAACAAAAAGAAAAATGGGATCATTTATTTCCGGAAGGGAGTTTGAATTTTCATCCCTTGATTACAACGATTACAAATGAGGAAATCCAAGAACACAATGAATCCAAGAATGAACTCAATTTAGAAAATAAAAACAAACAAAATTTCGAGAAAAACTATAGTAAATTTGAAAACTCTAATTTACTCAACGAATCGCAGTTAGTTCAGGATTCGAATCCTTCCAAATTCAAAGAATACGAAGTTCTGGAACATATTCTGGATTGTTACTTGAGTTTTAATTATCGGGAGAATAGTTTTTCTTTCAAAAAAGCTGAGATCATGTCGGAGAATGAATACTTGGTTCTTGATGAAGAATCGGTTCGAAATCTTGAGTTGGTTGATAACGATAAATCCAAAGATCATACTCTATTTGCAGTTCTGAATTTCTGTAGAACTTCTGTGGGTAAACGATCCCTAAAACGAAATATATTATTTCCAACTAGAAATATGGAGATCATTCAGAACCGATGGAAGGCAATTGATGCTTTCAGTTCGAAGAAAAATCAAACTAAGATTCGAGAAGAATTGGACAATACGTCTGATCTAGAAAGAATCATGAGTCGATTTAGAGGCAACAAAGCCTACCCAAGAGATTTTGCTGGAATACTCAACACTCTCAAGACGAGTGCAAAAATTCTATCTATACTTCAAGAGATGAATATAGATTTTTCTTATGCACAATTATCCAATTCGATAGCAGGTCTTACTGGCTTACAAGAAGATATAGATAAGCGAATTTTTAAAGGTGAGCTACCAGTTTTTCTTGGTAACTCTGCATTCATTCAAGAAGGATTCAATTCAGACTTAGATCGTTCAAGAAAAGCCAAAAACCAAGGAAAGGACTGGATTCTAGATTTAGAAGAAAAGCAAAAAAAAGAAACGGGTCTAGGCACCTTGAAAATTCGATTCAATAAAATATTGGGTTATTATATAGAAATTTCAAGAAACCAAGCTAAATCATTACCAGAAAGTTATAGCAAGAAACAAACTCTCGTCGGCTCAGAAAGATTTACATGCCCTGAATTGGAAGAAATCGAAAGAACCATTCTTCAAGCCGACCAAGTCATCGACGAAATTGAAAAACAAGAATTCGACTTCTTAGTTGGCGAATGCTTAGAAAAGGAAGAATTGATTCGAGATCTTTCCCGTGAACTTGGACAGTTGGACTTTTTCCTTTCTCTAACAGTCGCTAAGGATCAATACGGTTGGAAAAAACCTGAAGCTACAAACAATCGGGAATTGTTATTGAACGAATGCCGCCATCCCGTAGTGGAGAAATACCTTCCTATCGGTGAGAGTTTTGTACCGAATTCGATTCATTTAGACAATCGTGATGAATCGATCGCAATACTTACAGGGCCTAACATGGCAGGTAAGTCTACTTTTATGCGCCAAGTTGCCCTCAATCAGATTCTATTTCAAATTGGCTCCTATCTTCCAATCAAGTCCGCCAAACTACCAATAGTTGATAGAATATTCACAAGAATTGGGTCCGGTGATAATTTGACTGGTGGTGAATCTACATTTTTTATCGAAATGAAAGAGACTGCACATATTCTCAATCAAATGACCGAGGAAAGTTTGATTCTCTTCGATGAAGTTGGACGTGGAACATCTACCTATGATGGATTGAGTCTTGCTTGGGCAATTCTCGAATACTTAGCTGAACGAGACGTTAGAACCAAAACCATTTTTGCTACCCACTACCATGAACTTACTGAGTTGGAACGAGGTAACGGAATCTTCAATTTATACATGGACACTTATGAGAAAGAAGGAGAAGTTTTATTTCTCAAAAAAGTTAAGCGCGGCAAAGTAAAAAAATCCTTTGGAATCTATGTTGCAAAAATTGCTGGAGTCCCAATCAAGATCACCAAACGAGCAGAAGAAATTCTAGAAGGATTGGAATCCAAGAAAAAAGAAATTAGGATCAGAACCGAAGAGCCAAGTCTATTCCCCGGTTTTCAAGGCGGTCCAGACCGAGCAAGCCTTGCAATGGATCGCATTCGAAAGAAATTGCAGACTATGCAAGTAGACAAGACTACACCGATCGAAGCGCTTGGAATTTTAGATGAATTACAAAGATGGTCCAAAGAGCAATAA
- the eutC gene encoding ethanolamine ammonia-lyase subunit EutC, translating into MASNHQDPWRKLRTYTDARIGLGRTGQSERTDDNLAFRLAHAKARDSLKMNIDPNELQKTIQERLGVNLTILNSQADNLETYLCRPDKGRLLSEESINTLENLKKQNQNYGRKFIAITNGLSSLAIINNIHDFLSELSKFILELGFQIGVDINLIYIHRSRVAITDHIGSILNSELGILLVGERPGLSSPDSLGAYLTFEPRLGKTDESRNCISNIRPKGLPYSIASKRLVLLIQESLNRKISGVQLKDNSESISLMLDTKKVQVKICGVRTSEIAVYAVSEDADYIGINLSQSSKRNVKFEIAQEISKNIHLANARLSKDCKVVLLFFKNPIEEILKISRTIRPDFIQLIWGDEELNSKWDFLREEFNLLPAFSVSEQITDLDLPFPNEEICILDSPSNGQGGGTGAKFPWDRLSGLTRKYLLAGGLNPENVEQAVRSLHPYGVDVASGVESSPGVQSREKIREFIQNAKK; encoded by the coding sequence ATGGCATCAAATCATCAAGATCCTTGGAGAAAATTAAGAACTTATACAGATGCAAGAATTGGTCTTGGAAGAACTGGGCAATCTGAACGTACGGATGATAATTTGGCATTTCGTTTAGCGCACGCTAAAGCAAGAGACTCGCTCAAGATGAACATTGATCCGAATGAATTGCAGAAAACGATTCAGGAGCGACTAGGAGTCAATTTGACTATCTTGAATTCTCAAGCAGATAATTTAGAAACGTATCTTTGCCGTCCTGACAAAGGGCGCCTTCTATCAGAAGAATCTATCAATACTCTCGAAAATCTGAAGAAACAAAACCAAAACTATGGTAGAAAATTCATCGCTATCACAAATGGACTTTCGTCACTTGCAATCATCAACAATATTCATGACTTTTTATCCGAACTATCGAAATTCATTTTAGAATTAGGATTCCAAATCGGTGTTGATATTAACCTAATCTACATTCATCGTTCAAGAGTTGCGATAACCGATCATATTGGCTCTATACTAAATTCCGAACTAGGCATTCTACTGGTTGGTGAGAGGCCAGGTCTTTCTTCACCAGATAGCTTAGGCGCTTACTTAACTTTTGAACCAAGACTTGGCAAAACGGATGAATCCAGAAATTGTATTTCCAATATTCGACCGAAAGGATTGCCTTACAGTATCGCATCTAAGAGATTGGTATTATTGATTCAGGAATCGCTCAACCGTAAGATTTCGGGAGTTCAATTGAAAGACAATTCAGAATCAATTTCACTAATGCTCGATACTAAGAAAGTCCAAGTAAAAATTTGCGGGGTAAGAACAAGTGAGATTGCTGTATATGCTGTTTCTGAAGATGCAGATTATATAGGTATCAACCTTTCGCAATCAAGTAAACGAAATGTAAAATTCGAAATTGCACAAGAAATTTCTAAGAATATTCATCTAGCCAATGCTAGGTTGTCGAAAGATTGCAAGGTAGTATTGCTATTTTTCAAGAATCCAATCGAAGAAATACTCAAAATCTCGAGGACTATCCGACCAGATTTCATTCAACTTATCTGGGGTGATGAAGAACTTAATTCCAAATGGGATTTTCTAAGAGAAGAATTCAATCTACTACCAGCATTTTCAGTTAGCGAGCAGATCACGGATTTAGACCTTCCCTTTCCTAATGAAGAGATCTGTATTTTAGATTCACCTTCCAATGGTCAAGGTGGAGGAACTGGTGCAAAATTTCCTTGGGATAGATTGTCTGGACTCACAAGAAAGTATTTACTTGCTGGAGGGCTCAATCCCGAAAATGTGGAACAGGCGGTGCGCAGTCTGCATCCATATGGCGTTGATGTCGCAAGTGGAGTTGAATCATCTCCAGGCGTCCAATCTCGCGAGAAAATAAGAGAATTTATTCAGAATGCAAAAAAATAA
- a CDS encoding ethanolamine ammonia-lyase subunit EutB translates to MYKTILGHKTYLFPDLGILLAKASPKRSGDLLAGVAAESDEERVAAMMALADTPLTEFIQKEIIPYDEDEVTRLIQDRLNKTAFAEISHLTIGSFRDLLLSEEADTEFFSRIKSGVTPEIAAAVSKIMRNQDLILVSSKIEVVTKFRNTIGLQGRFSTRLQPNHPTDDPKGILASIIDGLYYASGDAVIGINPATDNIQNVCNLNLLMDGIIHKHSIPTQSCVLTHITNTIEAINKGFPVDLVFQSIGGTEKTNSSFGINLAMLREGMEAGLSLKRGSVGNNIMYFETGQGSSLSANAHYNLDQQTCEARAYAVAREFSPLLVNTVVGFIGPEYLYDGKEITRAGLEDHFCGKLMGLPMGCDVCYTNHAEADQDDMDNLLTLLGVAGCNFIMGIPGADDIMLNYQSTSFHDALYLRRVLNKRPAPEFESWLETNGIYIQDKGILPPPNGNLKFLEMVN, encoded by the coding sequence ATGTATAAAACAATACTTGGCCACAAAACCTATCTATTCCCAGATCTTGGAATACTATTAGCTAAAGCTAGTCCTAAGAGATCTGGTGATTTACTAGCTGGGGTCGCTGCAGAATCAGATGAAGAACGTGTTGCAGCAATGATGGCACTAGCTGACACCCCTCTAACTGAATTTATACAAAAAGAAATCATTCCATATGACGAAGACGAAGTAACTCGTCTTATACAAGACCGTCTTAATAAAACTGCATTTGCCGAAATATCTCACCTAACAATTGGAAGCTTTAGGGATCTTTTGCTTTCTGAGGAAGCAGATACTGAATTTTTTTCTAGAATCAAATCTGGTGTGACACCTGAAATTGCAGCCGCTGTATCAAAAATTATGCGCAATCAAGATTTAATTCTTGTCTCGTCCAAAATAGAAGTTGTAACAAAATTTAGAAATACGATTGGATTGCAAGGTCGCTTCTCGACAAGATTGCAACCCAATCATCCCACTGATGATCCCAAAGGCATTCTCGCATCTATAATAGATGGATTGTATTATGCAAGTGGGGATGCTGTCATCGGAATTAATCCTGCAACTGACAATATTCAAAATGTATGCAATCTGAATCTACTTATGGACGGAATCATTCATAAACATTCAATTCCTACGCAATCCTGTGTTCTAACCCATATAACCAATACCATTGAAGCAATTAACAAGGGATTTCCAGTTGATCTGGTTTTCCAATCCATCGGTGGAACAGAGAAAACCAACTCATCCTTTGGCATCAATCTAGCGATGCTTCGTGAAGGGATGGAAGCAGGTTTATCTCTAAAAAGAGGATCGGTTGGTAATAATATAATGTATTTCGAAACCGGACAGGGATCATCATTGTCTGCTAATGCTCATTACAATTTGGATCAACAGACTTGTGAGGCTAGAGCTTATGCAGTAGCAAGAGAATTCTCACCACTTCTTGTGAACACTGTGGTTGGATTCATCGGGCCAGAATATCTATACGATGGAAAAGAAATCACAAGAGCTGGACTAGAAGACCATTTCTGTGGAAAATTAATGGGACTTCCAATGGGATGTGATGTCTGTTATACGAATCATGCAGAAGCGGATCAAGATGATATGGATAATCTTCTAACATTACTTGGTGTTGCTGGTTGCAATTTTATCATGGGTATTCCTGGAGCTGATGATATAATGCTCAACTATCAAAGTACGTCTTTTCATGATGCACTCTATCTGCGCCGTGTATTGAACAAACGACCCGCTCCGGAATTTGAATCATGGCTTGAAACGAATGGAATTTATATCCAAGATAAAGGGATACTTCCCCCTCCCAACGGTAATTTAAAATTTCTCGAGATGGTTAATTAA
- a CDS encoding TetR/AcrR family transcriptional regulator — translation MQTPKDSTRKSILQAAQEEFLRVGFEKSSMRRISKKANVSTSNIYNYFQNKEDLLKVLVEPAIKGTELGISLISSDDYLEQRLQFTYETLKRRFNVVLDYVDENRDLFDLLLFKSSGSIYENFLTEVLERVTELNMKQVDYFKKTHNMESLETHVFFVKNLIAFFMNIFVEMVKNKISKEDMFKIEDNFLKFLHFGSKAILLDQKD, via the coding sequence ATGCAGACTCCCAAAGACTCAACACGCAAAAGTATACTTCAAGCAGCACAGGAAGAATTCCTTCGAGTGGGATTTGAGAAATCATCCATGCGACGTATATCCAAAAAAGCCAATGTATCAACTAGTAATATTTATAATTATTTCCAGAATAAAGAAGATCTATTAAAAGTATTGGTTGAACCGGCAATCAAAGGCACGGAATTAGGAATAAGCCTAATCTCTAGCGATGACTATCTCGAACAACGTCTACAGTTTACTTATGAAACTCTGAAACGACGATTCAATGTAGTCTTGGACTATGTGGACGAAAATCGCGATCTTTTTGATCTTTTACTTTTCAAATCATCTGGTTCCATATATGAGAATTTTTTGACAGAGGTTCTTGAAAGAGTCACAGAACTCAATATGAAACAGGTCGATTACTTCAAGAAAACCCATAATATGGAAAGCCTTGAGACGCACGTATTTTTTGTAAAAAATCTTATAGCATTCTTTATGAATATATTTGTCGAAATGGTTAAGAATAAAATTTCAAAAGAAGACATGTTCAAGATCGAAGATAATTTTTTGAAATTTCTTCACTTTGGAAGCAAAGCAATTCTACTCGACCAAAAAGATTAA
- a CDS encoding shikimate dehydrogenase family protein → MNNLRFSNETEIFGIIGNPLSHTLSPVLHNGLFQDHRMNRVYMVFPIENPTKDELLTLNRYGLRGLSVTIPYKEWAYQIADILDPTAERMGAANTLLFTDKGIVAYNTDGIGALESILNKNPKLVEQSESGDILILGYGGSARGIAFAILDYMMQKSKPDMNGSSIDKGIIQKKIFIAGRDPIKAENLIQDLRKFSHLLIDFIPLEKIEPNSLDNVKLLIHTTPAGMKNNSIENIIPNNCIHSSMTVFDIVYNPKKTNLLIAAKKKSAKIIYGLDMLLYQGMRQFELFTGVSPTKKDIRKSKQRLIKNLQK, encoded by the coding sequence ATGAATAATCTTAGATTTTCAAATGAGACAGAAATTTTTGGAATTATTGGCAATCCACTGTCTCACACTCTATCACCTGTTCTCCACAATGGACTATTCCAAGATCATCGAATGAATAGAGTCTATATGGTTTTCCCAATTGAGAATCCAACGAAGGATGAATTGCTTACACTCAATCGCTATGGATTGCGCGGGCTGTCAGTTACGATTCCCTATAAAGAATGGGCCTATCAAATCGCTGATATACTTGATCCAACAGCTGAAAGGATGGGTGCTGCTAATACTTTACTATTTACAGACAAGGGAATCGTTGCATACAATACAGATGGAATTGGTGCTTTAGAATCCATACTGAATAAAAATCCCAAACTTGTTGAGCAATCAGAATCTGGAGATATTCTAATATTAGGATATGGCGGCAGTGCTCGCGGAATAGCTTTTGCAATTCTCGACTATATGATGCAAAAATCCAAACCTGATATGAATGGATCAAGTATTGATAAAGGAATTATCCAAAAAAAAATCTTTATAGCAGGTCGTGATCCTATTAAAGCTGAGAATCTAATTCAAGATTTAAGAAAGTTCTCGCATTTGCTTATCGATTTCATTCCACTAGAAAAAATCGAACCCAATAGTCTAGACAATGTTAAATTACTCATTCATACGACACCTGCTGGCATGAAAAACAATTCAATTGAAAATATCATTCCCAATAATTGCATTCATTCTTCGATGACAGTGTTCGACATAGTCTACAATCCGAAAAAAACGAATCTTCTCATAGCTGCAAAAAAGAAATCTGCAAAAATTATCTATGGATTGGATATGTTGCTCTATCAAGGTATGAGACAATTCGAACTATTTACAGGCGTTAGTCCAACAAAAAAAGATATCCGTAAATCGAAGCAAAGATTAATCAAAAATCTTCAAAAATGA
- a CDS encoding glycosyltransferase family 2 protein yields MPFPISVCIITLNEEDNLEKCISKLGFASEIIIVDSGSNDRTLEIARSYKAKVSFRPFDNYVNQKNYALTLAQNDWVLALDADEVPSEELIQEIISLTEEDRKNANGFAIPRMTYYLGQWIRHGGWYPNRQVRLFRRDQGRFAGFLVHETVQISGHIRELKKPLYHFSYKSLSDHLIFINHYSTLFAIEKFKQGKRSGLTKAIGKSLFKLIWMYIFRLGFLDGKPGLVIAILGSYYNFLKYTKLFELERDKELASSLLVVVDSIHDIESKKAPNKNGDQVYIRELS; encoded by the coding sequence ATGCCCTTTCCAATTTCTGTTTGCATCATCACACTCAATGAAGAAGATAATTTAGAAAAATGTATTTCCAAATTAGGATTCGCATCTGAGATAATCATTGTTGATTCAGGATCCAACGATCGTACTTTAGAAATAGCAAGAAGCTACAAAGCGAAAGTTTCATTTCGTCCATTCGACAATTATGTAAATCAAAAGAACTATGCCTTAACTTTAGCGCAGAATGATTGGGTTCTAGCTTTGGATGCTGATGAAGTTCCAAGCGAAGAACTGATTCAAGAAATTATTTCTTTAACGGAAGAAGATAGAAAAAATGCCAATGGCTTTGCGATTCCAAGAATGACTTACTATTTAGGTCAATGGATTCGCCATGGAGGTTGGTATCCCAATCGGCAGGTTCGTTTGTTTCGACGCGACCAAGGTCGTTTTGCTGGATTTCTTGTTCATGAAACAGTTCAGATCTCCGGTCATATTCGAGAACTCAAAAAACCGTTGTATCATTTCTCTTATAAATCCTTATCCGATCATTTAATCTTTATCAATCATTATTCGACACTTTTTGCCATAGAAAAATTCAAGCAAGGCAAAAGGTCAGGACTCACCAAAGCGATAGGTAAATCCCTATTCAAATTGATCTGGATGTATATATTTAGATTAGGATTTTTGGACGGTAAACCAGGTCTTGTGATTGCGATCTTGGGATCGTATTATAACTTTCTTAAGTATACAAAACTCTTCGAACTAGAAAGAGACAAGGAGCTAGCCTCGTCTCTCCTTGTTGTGGTTGATTCGATTCATGATATAGAGAGCAAGAAAGCCCCCAATAAAAATGGCGATCAAGTTTACATTCGAGAGTTGAGTTGA
- a CDS encoding histidine kinase, which translates to MGNKETKEISDHIKLTIENGKILALKTHKVSKSVEENIQKAIELILDKLTYATLVPTLYTIIKELAINACKANQKRIFFEERGYDISNGDDYYKGLQEYKQSFSEAMSDEYGLKSKKKGYYCLINFSYSADGITVEVINNTPIAKQEEKSIREKLEKGMAYDDIAQFYMDNADNAEGAGLGLALILIMLKGEGIDPNFFRIIIGDETTTARLEIPLTPGFKSKRKV; encoded by the coding sequence ATGGGAAATAAGGAAACCAAAGAAATCTCCGACCATATAAAATTGACGATTGAGAATGGTAAAATTCTCGCTCTCAAGACACATAAGGTTTCTAAAAGCGTTGAAGAGAATATCCAAAAAGCAATAGAGCTCATTTTGGACAAACTTACATATGCTACCCTCGTGCCTACTCTATATACCATAATAAAAGAACTTGCTATCAATGCATGCAAAGCAAATCAAAAAAGGATTTTTTTTGAAGAAAGAGGTTACGATATCTCCAATGGAGACGATTACTACAAAGGTCTTCAGGAATATAAACAATCTTTCAGCGAAGCAATGTCCGATGAATATGGTTTAAAATCTAAGAAAAAAGGATACTATTGCCTTATAAATTTCAGCTACAGTGCTGACGGAATTACCGTTGAAGTGATCAACAACACTCCCATTGCTAAACAGGAAGAGAAATCCATACGCGAGAAATTAGAAAAAGGTATGGCATACGATGATATCGCCCAATTCTATATGGACAACGCTGACAATGCAGAGGGTGCAGGACTTGGGCTCGCTCTCATTCTAATCATGCTAAAAGGCGAAGGAATTGATCCTAATTTTTTTAGAATTATTATTGGAGATGAGACGACCACTGCAAGATTGGAGATACCACTGACACCGGGATTCAAAAGTAAGAGAAAAGTTTAA